Proteins found in one Amycolatopsis umgeniensis genomic segment:
- a CDS encoding ATP-binding cassette domain-containing protein, with protein sequence MPEKPIFRLRGIGVDYQTPAGTVTGVDDVTIDIPARGITVLAGPSGSGKSTLLRTLGLFEQPARGTISFQGTETGTLRHRDRRTLRRNHLGLVFQNPTDNLLAYLSVADNLRAAAESAGTECLPDDILEQLGLGGTGAWQISALSGGQQQRLAFGCTLARRSTVVLADEPTSQLDEGSADLVLDTLRYLADQDFAVIVASHDDRLIELGSRVARMHKGSLENVEEREVVP encoded by the coding sequence GTGCCTGAGAAACCGATCTTCCGGCTGCGCGGGATCGGCGTCGACTACCAGACGCCCGCGGGCACCGTCACCGGTGTCGACGACGTCACCATCGACATCCCCGCTCGCGGGATCACCGTGCTGGCCGGGCCGTCCGGTTCCGGCAAATCCACCCTGCTGCGGACGCTCGGCCTGTTCGAGCAGCCCGCGCGGGGCACGATCTCCTTCCAGGGAACCGAAACCGGCACACTGCGGCACCGCGACCGCCGGACGCTGCGGCGGAACCACCTCGGCCTGGTGTTCCAGAACCCGACCGACAACCTGCTCGCGTATCTGAGCGTCGCGGACAACCTCCGCGCGGCGGCGGAGTCGGCCGGGACGGAATGCCTGCCGGACGACATCCTCGAGCAGCTGGGGCTGGGCGGCACCGGCGCCTGGCAGATCTCCGCGCTGTCAGGCGGCCAGCAGCAGCGTCTCGCTTTCGGCTGCACCCTCGCGCGCCGCTCGACAGTCGTCCTCGCCGACGAGCCGACGTCCCAGTTGGACGAAGGGTCGGCCGACCTGGTGCTCGACACGCTGAGGTATCTGGCGGACCAGGATTTCGCGGTCATCGTCGCCTCGCACGACGACCGGCTCATCGAACTCGGCAGCCGCGTCGCGCGGATGCACAAGGGCAGCCTGGAAAACGTCGAAGAACGGGAGGTCGTGCCGTGA
- a CDS encoding ABC transporter permease: protein MPWRAAPRAALTSPLTLIIAAVTALLACFLGTAAILQASAAGGAAVAYQSGIACPDYYGPVFSKDNVPAAAAPQIIDSVRRQAPAHGFAAPVTSRYTTVLVGTEFNGDSNYKVTLAHRDQAVPGHLDVTNGSVGAGLLLGTVVAKAEGIKAGTTPSFRGTPLPPVTGLYRDLADPAPRWWCSQQRNAVVSRLANDPLDSVMFATDGKTFDDAVHALGIPAIKTLHLSFYEAPPKTVSEAEDLLERSKALIADVKADLGARGLGDAITGSLPFERSVEISNQAESNVLISILPLAAISILVGCAGIGTVALQWYQRRQPQLRLLAARGSAPGALGLLAVAELGLPIVAGGVAGAVLARLLLGVYGPPGDLGDGALLSGSLVAAAILLVSLALLAGVIAVRTHREFELGRIKSGRRKGVKLLAIFPWELLTAGVALLGWTRLVDYGKGSRLGNPLPQVDPLALTYPVFVVLTVGLLAARLAWLALLASHRARLWSRPALQLAIRRLASARAPVTGVLVIGTLAIGTLATGIGIARGQEEALHTKSAIFVGAETRVDTESVIGTGKIPLPAEISGTTTIVGELTGSGNVVLVVDPQTFRRAATLGPLDSDEVGRLLGGLSSPGAGIPAIRVGNDAAQKTQLAAGLPDARTIGELPMFPIVGTKAGYVISRESLSTAQLAAVPKWSLLSGSSMTQVTEALISVGVATAVNRVTRESALDALPFYVVSWTFSFMALLGAVLGVVAVLSLLVAVEVRRRQNALAGALVLRMGMRPRALLASHLMELGALSGLAVVIGVACGVSVAGLSVPRFDPATFLAPRSALPNPTPLALTVLAVGVLVVALAGWIAMRSVRTARTAELIRA from the coding sequence ATGCCGTGGCGAGCGGCTCCGCGGGCGGCATTGACCAGCCCTTTGACTTTGATCATCGCCGCGGTGACCGCGTTACTGGCCTGTTTCCTCGGCACCGCGGCCATCCTGCAGGCCTCGGCCGCGGGCGGCGCGGCCGTCGCGTACCAGTCCGGCATCGCGTGTCCGGACTACTACGGACCGGTCTTCAGCAAGGACAACGTCCCTGCCGCGGCTGCTCCGCAGATCATCGACTCGGTCCGCCGTCAGGCTCCGGCGCACGGTTTCGCCGCGCCGGTCACCTCCCGCTACACGACCGTTCTCGTCGGCACCGAGTTCAACGGGGATTCCAACTACAAGGTCACCCTCGCCCACCGGGACCAGGCGGTCCCGGGTCACCTCGACGTGACGAACGGGTCGGTGGGCGCCGGGCTCCTGCTCGGGACCGTCGTGGCCAAGGCGGAAGGGATCAAAGCCGGGACCACACCGAGCTTCCGGGGAACCCCTCTCCCCCCGGTCACCGGGCTGTACCGCGACCTCGCCGACCCGGCGCCGCGCTGGTGGTGCTCGCAGCAGCGGAACGCCGTGGTCAGCAGGCTCGCCAACGATCCGCTCGACTCGGTCATGTTCGCCACCGACGGGAAGACCTTCGACGACGCCGTCCACGCACTGGGCATTCCGGCGATCAAGACACTGCACCTGTCGTTCTACGAGGCCCCGCCCAAGACCGTGAGCGAGGCAGAGGACCTGCTGGAACGCTCGAAGGCGCTCATCGCCGACGTCAAGGCGGATCTCGGCGCCCGCGGTCTCGGTGACGCGATCACCGGGTCTCTGCCGTTCGAGCGTTCGGTCGAGATCAGCAACCAGGCCGAATCGAACGTCCTGATCTCGATCCTTCCGCTCGCGGCCATCAGCATCCTGGTCGGCTGCGCCGGTATCGGCACCGTCGCGTTGCAGTGGTACCAGCGTCGGCAGCCTCAGCTGCGACTGCTCGCCGCCCGCGGCAGCGCGCCAGGGGCACTGGGGCTGCTCGCCGTCGCCGAACTCGGGCTGCCCATCGTCGCCGGTGGCGTCGCGGGCGCGGTGCTGGCGAGATTGCTGCTCGGGGTCTACGGACCACCGGGTGATCTGGGCGACGGCGCGCTGCTGAGCGGGTCGCTGGTCGCGGCCGCCATCCTGCTGGTTTCGCTCGCGCTGCTGGCCGGGGTGATCGCCGTCCGCACGCATCGGGAGTTCGAACTCGGCAGGATCAAGTCGGGACGCCGCAAGGGAGTGAAGCTGCTGGCGATCTTCCCGTGGGAACTGCTCACCGCCGGCGTCGCCCTGCTCGGCTGGACCCGGCTCGTCGACTACGGCAAGGGATCCCGGCTCGGCAACCCGCTCCCCCAGGTCGACCCGCTCGCGCTCACCTATCCGGTGTTCGTCGTGCTCACCGTCGGCCTGCTCGCCGCGCGGCTGGCCTGGCTCGCGTTGCTCGCTTCGCATCGCGCGCGGCTGTGGTCCCGGCCGGCACTGCAACTGGCGATCCGACGGCTCGCCAGCGCTCGCGCGCCGGTCACCGGTGTCCTCGTGATCGGCACCCTGGCCATCGGCACCCTGGCGACCGGGATCGGTATCGCGCGCGGACAGGAGGAGGCGCTGCACACCAAGTCGGCGATCTTCGTCGGCGCCGAGACCCGGGTGGACACCGAAAGCGTCATCGGTACCGGCAAGATCCCGCTGCCCGCCGAGATCAGCGGCACCACCACGATCGTCGGCGAGCTGACCGGCAGCGGCAATGTCGTGCTGGTCGTGGATCCGCAGACCTTCCGGCGTGCCGCCACGCTCGGCCCGCTCGACAGTGACGAGGTCGGCCGGTTGCTGGGCGGCCTTTCGAGCCCCGGCGCCGGTATCCCCGCGATCCGGGTCGGGAACGACGCCGCCCAGAAAACCCAGCTGGCCGCCGGTCTCCCGGATGCCAGGACGATCGGCGAACTGCCGATGTTCCCGATCGTCGGCACCAAGGCCGGGTACGTGATCTCGCGGGAATCGCTCAGCACCGCGCAACTGGCCGCCGTGCCCAAGTGGAGCCTGCTGTCCGGCTCGTCGATGACACAGGTCACCGAGGCGCTGATCTCGGTGGGGGTGGCCACCGCGGTCAACCGCGTCACCCGTGAGTCCGCCCTCGACGCGCTTCCGTTCTACGTCGTGTCCTGGACGTTCTCGTTCATGGCGCTGCTCGGGGCCGTGCTCGGGGTGGTCGCGGTGCTGTCGCTGCTGGTCGCCGTCGAGGTCCGCCGACGTCAGAACGCGCTGGCCGGGGCGCTCGTCCTGCGGATGGGGATGCGACCGCGCGCCCTGCTGGCGAGCCATCTGATGGAATTGGGCGCGCTCAGCGGGCTCGCGGTGGTCATCGGCGTCGCCTGCGGTGTTTCGGTCGCGGGTCTTTCGGTGCCGCGCTTCGACCCTGCGACGTTCCTCGCCCCTCGGTCGGCGTTGCCCAATCCGACCCCGCTCGCCCTGACCGTACTGGCCGTCGGTGTGCTCGTCGTGGCGCTGGCAGGCTGGATCGCGATGCGCTCGGTGCGCACCGCCCGGACCGCGGAGCTGATCCGTGCCTGA
- a CDS encoding ABC transporter ATP-binding protein, with amino-acid sequence MAEPALEAVGLRRRFPHPSGDVEVLRGLELRVAAGELVTVSGRSGSGKSALLALLCGFDSPDSGSVLLDGVPIAGAPAWHTCAVLPQALGLANELTIAENVALPLRLRSDVPKPSAKDIHARVSELLEELGIGELGDRYPLEVSFGQQQRVALARAVSGRPRVLLTDEPTAHLDAGSTPRVLRLLRRCAEEGAAVIVATHDDDVHRIADRRVRLLDGVLS; translated from the coding sequence ATGGCGGAACCCGCCCTCGAGGCCGTCGGGTTGCGCCGCCGGTTCCCCCATCCCAGCGGGGACGTCGAAGTCCTGCGCGGGCTCGAACTGCGGGTGGCCGCGGGCGAACTGGTCACCGTTTCCGGCCGGTCCGGTTCCGGCAAGAGCGCGCTACTGGCCCTGCTGTGCGGCTTCGACTCGCCCGATTCCGGCAGTGTCCTGCTGGACGGCGTCCCGATAGCGGGCGCGCCGGCGTGGCACACGTGCGCGGTCCTGCCACAGGCTCTCGGCCTGGCGAACGAACTGACGATCGCGGAGAACGTGGCGCTGCCGTTGCGGCTGCGGTCCGACGTCCCCAAACCCAGCGCGAAGGACATCCACGCGCGGGTTTCGGAACTGCTGGAGGAGCTCGGGATCGGCGAACTCGGCGACCGCTATCCGCTCGAGGTCTCTTTCGGACAGCAGCAACGGGTCGCGCTCGCCAGGGCGGTCAGCGGGCGGCCTCGGGTCCTGCTCACCGACGAGCCGACAGCGCACCTCGATGCCGGGAGCACACCGCGGGTGCTGCGGCTGTTGCGACGCTGCGCGGAAGAAGGCGCCGCGGTCATCGTGGCGACGCACGACGACGACGTGCACCGGATCGCGGACCGGCGGGTACGGCTGCTGGACGGCGTTCTCTCGTGA
- a CDS encoding NAD(P)-dependent oxidoreductase: MITMIGLGPMGQAMVRVLLENGHGVTVWNRTAARADGVVAAGAVRAETVADAVSASELVLLSLTDYTAMYDILGKAEETLAGKVIVNLSSDTPEKTREAADWVKAHGGQFIAGGVMVPAPLVGKEGAYVFYSGPAEVFEKYRETLALIGRADFLGEDVRLAQLFYQAQLDIFLNSLSAFMHASALVRSAGVPLRKFVPYAKDNFAMMDFYLEASAEQIEKGDHPGDEADVIMMGASADHIVQASRDAGIDVLLPEAVKSHYDRAIAAGHGRSSWTSLFEVIKEG, encoded by the coding sequence ATGATCACCATGATCGGGCTCGGCCCGATGGGCCAGGCCATGGTCCGGGTACTGCTGGAGAACGGCCACGGCGTGACGGTCTGGAACCGCACCGCCGCCCGCGCGGACGGTGTCGTCGCCGCGGGTGCGGTGCGCGCCGAGACGGTGGCCGACGCGGTGTCCGCGTCGGAACTGGTGCTGCTGAGCCTCACCGACTACACCGCGATGTACGACATCCTCGGCAAGGCCGAGGAAACGTTGGCGGGCAAGGTGATCGTCAACCTCAGCTCGGACACCCCGGAGAAGACCCGCGAAGCCGCCGACTGGGTCAAGGCTCACGGGGGGCAGTTCATCGCGGGCGGCGTGATGGTCCCGGCGCCGTTGGTGGGCAAGGAAGGGGCCTACGTCTTCTACAGCGGTCCGGCGGAGGTGTTCGAGAAGTACCGCGAGACCTTGGCACTGATCGGGCGGGCGGACTTCCTCGGTGAGGACGTCCGGCTGGCGCAGCTGTTCTATCAGGCGCAGCTGGACATCTTCCTGAACTCGCTTTCGGCGTTCATGCACGCGAGCGCGCTGGTGCGTTCGGCCGGGGTGCCACTGCGGAAGTTCGTCCCGTACGCCAAGGACAACTTCGCGATGATGGACTTCTACCTGGAAGCGTCGGCCGAGCAGATCGAGAAGGGCGATCACCCCGGCGACGAGGCCGACGTGATCATGATGGGCGCGAGCGCCGACCACATCGTGCAGGCGAGCCGGGACGCCGGGATCGACGTGCTCCTGCCGGAGGCGGTCAAGTCGCACTACGACCGGGCGATCGCCGCGGGACACGGGCGCAGCTCGTGGACCAGCCTGTTCGAGGTCATCAAGGAAGGCTGA
- a CDS encoding BTAD domain-containing putative transcriptional regulator, whose protein sequence is MRFGVLGPLAVWTTAGEPVVVPEAKVRLLLAGLLSREGRAASVSSLADDLWGEHPPGNPGNTLQTKVSQLRRTLDRAEPGARELVTHQPAGYVLAVEAGGLDVHCFRTLTARARDTADPRARAALLGDALALWRGPAYAGFEDETFAVAAAQRLEEERLLAEEERAEARLALGEHGVLTGELAGLVSRHPLRERLRGLLMRALYAAGRHSEALETYAELRTRLRDESGLEPGPDLAAVHQAVLVRSPDLEPVRAAAPVRGNLPEALTDLVGRTTAVKEVGALVTDTRLVTLTGPGGVGKTRLAIEAASKLAMADGTWLVELAGLDNVACPTCPPEDLVAVVLTAVLDLHEEATSAKTLTRSLADALRDKEILVVLDNCEQVVEPVAALVERLLSAAPRLRVLATSQEPLGLPGETVWAVPPLELPEQADFATVRESSAVRLFTARAAAAAPGFALDAQNAGVVARICRTLDGIPLALELAATRVRTLGVHELLARLDDRFGLLSSGRRGGPRRQQTLRAMIDWSWSLLSEPEQIVLRRLAVHAEGCGLDAAESVCAGGEIAAADVLDLLSRLVDRSLVVSRPGRSGEPRFRLLESVSAYALDHAGRAGELDELSLRHARFHVELAERGDAGLRSREQRRWLDRLDAEGANTRRALETLLRQGEHRLALRLVNATAWFWFLRGRLTEARRSLDLVLDAEIGTSDDHAKALGWRTGIAVLDGTCTEGVAEETVWAIVDPVARARALWFLGYAWSTVGDLCRAEKLTLGALETARDVGDDWSAAAALSDRASHLISGGDLTGGGRTAAQSAGIFDELGERWGWLQASFVLGMLASIAGDYDHAARVHRESLRRAEELELWPEVAYKLSWVGRMALLTGDFETAREFHERAKALAIEHSFTPGEVYAETGLALGARRQGLFDEAERRLLSILDWHRRVESEAGSTLALAELGFIAEQRGDAVKAKRLQSDGLTIARHGGDPRAIALGLEGLAGAEAAAGSYRPAARLLGAAAASRESAGAPLPKAERGDVDRITGVIVAALGETAFSEESTAGAATSIDQLVTDSQ, encoded by the coding sequence GTGCGTTTCGGAGTGTTGGGACCCCTCGCCGTGTGGACGACCGCGGGCGAGCCCGTCGTCGTGCCCGAGGCGAAGGTCCGCCTCCTGCTCGCCGGGCTGCTGAGCCGGGAGGGCAGGGCGGCGTCGGTGTCGTCGCTGGCCGACGATCTGTGGGGCGAGCATCCGCCGGGCAATCCGGGCAACACCCTGCAGACCAAGGTCTCCCAGCTGCGCCGCACCCTCGATCGCGCCGAGCCGGGCGCCCGGGAACTCGTGACGCATCAACCCGCCGGATATGTCCTCGCCGTCGAGGCCGGTGGCCTGGACGTCCACTGTTTCCGCACGCTCACCGCCCGAGCCCGCGACACCGCCGATCCACGCGCTCGTGCCGCGCTGCTGGGGGACGCGCTGGCGTTGTGGCGCGGGCCCGCGTATGCCGGTTTCGAGGACGAGACCTTCGCCGTGGCCGCGGCACAGCGTCTGGAGGAAGAGCGGCTGCTCGCCGAGGAGGAGCGAGCCGAAGCCCGGCTGGCGCTCGGCGAACACGGCGTCCTCACCGGGGAGCTGGCCGGTCTGGTCTCGCGGCATCCGCTCCGCGAGCGGCTCCGCGGCCTGCTGATGCGCGCGCTGTACGCCGCGGGGCGGCATAGCGAAGCGCTCGAAACGTACGCCGAACTGCGCACCCGCCTGCGCGACGAGTCCGGGCTCGAACCGGGGCCGGACCTGGCGGCCGTGCACCAGGCGGTCCTCGTCCGGAGTCCCGATCTCGAACCCGTCCGTGCCGCCGCGCCGGTACGCGGGAACCTGCCGGAGGCGCTGACCGACCTGGTCGGCCGGACGACGGCGGTCAAGGAGGTCGGAGCGCTCGTCACCGACACACGGCTGGTCACCCTCACCGGTCCCGGCGGGGTGGGCAAGACCAGGCTCGCCATCGAGGCCGCGTCGAAGCTGGCGATGGCCGACGGCACCTGGCTGGTCGAACTGGCGGGCCTGGACAACGTCGCGTGCCCGACGTGTCCGCCGGAAGATCTGGTCGCCGTCGTCCTGACAGCCGTGCTGGACCTCCACGAGGAGGCCACTTCCGCGAAGACGCTGACGCGGTCACTGGCCGATGCCTTGCGCGACAAAGAGATCCTGGTCGTCCTCGACAACTGCGAGCAGGTCGTCGAGCCGGTCGCGGCGCTGGTGGAGCGGCTGCTTTCGGCGGCACCTCGCCTGCGCGTGCTCGCGACCAGTCAGGAGCCGCTCGGCCTGCCCGGGGAGACGGTCTGGGCCGTCCCGCCGCTCGAGCTGCCCGAGCAGGCCGATTTCGCCACCGTGCGGGAGTCGAGCGCCGTCCGGCTGTTCACCGCCCGGGCCGCGGCCGCCGCCCCCGGATTCGCGCTCGACGCACAGAACGCGGGCGTGGTCGCCCGGATCTGCCGCACGCTCGACGGGATCCCGCTGGCCCTCGAACTCGCCGCCACCCGGGTCCGGACGCTCGGTGTGCACGAACTCCTCGCCCGTCTCGACGACAGGTTCGGCCTGCTGTCCTCGGGCAGGCGGGGCGGGCCGCGCCGTCAGCAGACCCTCCGCGCGATGATCGACTGGAGCTGGAGCCTGCTGAGCGAGCCCGAGCAGATCGTGCTCCGCAGGCTCGCCGTCCATGCCGAAGGGTGTGGTCTGGACGCGGCCGAGTCGGTCTGCGCGGGCGGCGAGATCGCGGCCGCCGACGTCCTGGACCTGCTGTCCCGGCTCGTCGACCGGTCCTTGGTGGTCAGCAGGCCGGGCAGGTCGGGCGAGCCCCGGTTCCGGCTGCTGGAGTCGGTCTCGGCGTACGCCTTGGACCACGCCGGTCGAGCGGGCGAACTCGACGAGCTGTCCTTGCGGCACGCGCGTTTCCACGTCGAACTGGCCGAGCGCGGTGACGCGGGGTTGCGCAGCAGGGAGCAGCGTCGCTGGCTCGACAGGCTCGACGCCGAGGGTGCCAACACCCGCCGCGCGCTGGAAACCCTGTTGAGGCAAGGCGAACACCGGCTCGCGTTGCGGCTGGTGAACGCGACGGCGTGGTTCTGGTTCCTCCGCGGCAGGCTGACTGAGGCTCGGCGCTCACTGGACCTGGTGCTCGACGCCGAGATCGGCACCAGCGACGACCATGCGAAGGCGCTCGGCTGGCGCACCGGTATCGCCGTGCTCGACGGCACCTGCACCGAGGGGGTGGCGGAGGAGACCGTGTGGGCCATCGTCGATCCCGTGGCGCGGGCGCGGGCGCTGTGGTTCCTCGGCTACGCCTGGTCCACGGTCGGCGACCTCTGCCGGGCGGAGAAGCTCACTCTCGGCGCGCTCGAAACCGCCCGTGACGTCGGCGACGACTGGAGTGCCGCGGCCGCGCTGAGCGACAGGGCGAGCCACTTGATCTCCGGGGGCGACCTCACCGGCGGCGGCCGGACAGCCGCCCAGAGCGCCGGGATCTTCGACGAGCTGGGCGAGCGCTGGGGCTGGCTGCAGGCGTCGTTCGTGCTCGGCATGCTGGCCTCGATCGCCGGGGATTACGACCACGCCGCCCGCGTCCACCGGGAAAGCCTTCGCCGCGCGGAGGAGCTGGAGCTGTGGCCGGAGGTCGCCTACAAACTGTCGTGGGTCGGGCGGATGGCGTTGCTCACCGGCGACTTCGAGACCGCGAGGGAGTTCCATGAGCGGGCGAAGGCGCTGGCCATCGAGCACAGCTTCACGCCCGGCGAGGTCTACGCCGAGACAGGGCTCGCTCTCGGCGCGCGACGGCAGGGGCTGTTCGACGAGGCCGAGCGGCGGCTGCTGTCCATTCTGGACTGGCATCGCCGGGTGGAATCCGAAGCGGGCAGCACGTTGGCCCTCGCCGAACTGGGTTTCATCGCGGAGCAGCGCGGAGACGCGGTGAAGGCGAAGCGGCTCCAATCGGACGGTCTCACGATCGCTCGCCATGGCGGGGATCCCCGCGCGATCGCCCTCGGTCTCGAGGGCCTTGCCGGTGCGGAAGCCGCCGCCGGCTCATATCGCCCGGCCGCACGGTTGCTGGGCGCCGCGGCGGCCTCCCGGGAATCGGCGGGCGCTCCCCTGCCGAAGGCCGAGCGCGGCGACGTCGACCGGATCACCGGGGTCATCGTCGCGGCTCTCGGAGAAACCGCATTCTCGGAGGAGAGCACGGCCGGCGCGGCGACCTCGATCGATCAACTGGTGACGGACAGTCAGTAG
- a CDS encoding NAD(P)-dependent oxidoreductase, whose protein sequence is MTEHGKTPVTVLGLGAMGTALVEALLTAGHPVTAWNRTASRAEGVAAKGATVASTVSEALAANKIVITCLLDYDSVHEVLDPVAAGLEGRQLINLTNGTPGQAREMNAWAEEQGAEYLDGGIMAVPPMIGSPQAFIFYSGSGTVLGQARSALDTFGGVNYLGVDPGLAPLHDLALLSGMYGNFIGVIQAFTLVGSAGVKAREFAPLLRGWMDAMNDFLERAAEKIDDGDYVTGVVSNIEMQAAAFPNLAKAAEEQGVSAELLMPLGPLMDKRVAAGYGAEDLVGVIELLKK, encoded by the coding sequence ATGACCGAACACGGCAAGACCCCGGTGACGGTACTGGGGCTGGGCGCGATGGGAACCGCGCTCGTAGAGGCACTACTGACCGCGGGACATCCGGTCACCGCTTGGAACCGGACCGCGAGCCGCGCCGAGGGCGTGGCGGCGAAGGGAGCCACGGTCGCGTCGACCGTGTCCGAGGCTCTCGCTGCCAACAAGATCGTGATCACCTGCCTGCTCGACTACGACTCGGTGCACGAGGTCCTGGACCCGGTCGCGGCCGGGCTCGAGGGACGGCAGTTGATCAACCTGACCAACGGTACCCCCGGCCAGGCACGCGAGATGAACGCGTGGGCCGAAGAACAAGGTGCGGAGTACTTGGACGGCGGGATCATGGCGGTTCCGCCGATGATCGGCTCACCGCAGGCGTTCATCTTCTACAGCGGCTCGGGCACGGTCTTGGGCCAGGCGCGCAGCGCGCTCGACACCTTCGGCGGCGTCAACTATCTCGGCGTCGACCCCGGACTGGCGCCGTTGCACGACCTCGCGCTGCTCAGCGGAATGTACGGGAACTTCATCGGCGTCATCCAGGCCTTCACTCTCGTCGGCTCGGCCGGGGTCAAGGCGAGGGAGTTCGCTCCGCTGCTTCGCGGCTGGATGGACGCGATGAACGACTTCCTGGAGCGCGCCGCCGAGAAGATCGACGACGGCGATTACGTGACCGGTGTCGTGTCGAACATCGAGATGCAGGCCGCGGCCTTCCCGAACCTGGCGAAGGCCGCGGAGGAGCAGGGCGTCAGTGCCGAACTGCTCATGCCCCTGGGGCCGCTCATGGACAAACGGGTCGCGGCCGGATACGGCGCCGAGGACCTGGTCGGCGTCATCGAACTACTGAAGAAGTGA
- a CDS encoding LysR family transcriptional regulator — translation MELQQMRYVVAVAETNSFTRAAERCLVVQSALSHQIARLERELGARLFERTSRRVRLTAAGEAFLPAARQCLEAAERAGSEVAAAVGEIRGRLTVGIIPTVAAVDVPAALQTFHRRYPHVRIGLRVGASGHLVQQIKDGAIEVAFLGLPVSDRPSGVGTCELGRDDLVAVVAPGHPLAVESEVDLKRLSAEVFADFPSGSAGRAQTDQAFAAAGVTREVAFEVSAADFMARLIHQGLGVALLPSKYVPNLTGVVTVPVTDAPARIEHLVWNSFTVTPAAKAFLEVLGVAP, via the coding sequence ATGGAGCTCCAGCAGATGCGGTACGTCGTGGCGGTGGCGGAGACGAACAGCTTCACGCGAGCCGCGGAACGATGCCTCGTCGTGCAGTCGGCGTTGAGTCACCAGATCGCACGGCTGGAACGGGAACTCGGCGCGAGGCTGTTCGAGCGCACGAGCCGCCGGGTACGGCTCACGGCCGCCGGCGAGGCGTTCCTGCCCGCCGCCCGCCAATGTCTCGAAGCCGCCGAGCGGGCGGGCTCGGAGGTGGCCGCGGCCGTCGGCGAGATCCGCGGGCGGCTCACCGTCGGCATCATCCCGACGGTCGCGGCGGTCGACGTCCCGGCGGCGCTGCAGACGTTCCACCGGCGGTACCCGCACGTCCGGATCGGGCTGCGCGTCGGCGCGAGCGGACATCTGGTGCAGCAGATCAAGGACGGCGCGATCGAGGTCGCGTTCCTCGGCCTGCCGGTGTCGGACCGGCCATCGGGTGTGGGTACCTGCGAACTGGGGCGGGACGACCTGGTCGCCGTGGTGGCACCCGGTCATCCGCTCGCCGTCGAGTCCGAAGTGGACTTGAAGCGGCTTTCGGCCGAAGTGTTCGCCGACTTCCCCTCGGGATCGGCCGGACGGGCCCAGACGGATCAGGCCTTCGCCGCCGCGGGGGTGACCCGGGAAGTCGCCTTCGAGGTGTCAGCCGCGGATTTCATGGCCCGGCTCATCCACCAGGGACTGGGAGTGGCGTTGCTGCCGTCGAAGTACGTGCCGAACCTGACCGGGGTGGTCACCGTGCCGGTGACGGACGCTCCCGCGCGGATCGAGCATCTCGTCTGGAACAGCTTCACGGTCACTCCGGCGGCGAAGGCTTTCCTGGAGGTGCTGGGCGTCGCTCCGTGA